A genomic region of Litorilinea aerophila contains the following coding sequences:
- the glpB gene encoding anaerobic glycerol-3-phosphate dehydrogenase subunit GlpB, which produces MRPDLLVIGAGLAGLSAALRATQAGLRVRIIAKGLGTLHWSTGNLDLLGYLPGAPHPVRKPMEAIYTLPESHPYARLGPERIGHCLSWWQKALGAAGLAYRPATPARSNWLLPSPAGAVRPTYLATEAQAGGDLSQAEPMLIVGFQGMRDFYPHLIAENLTRQGYAARAATLSLAVITRRQDSNTLHLAQELERPGRVQELAAALRPLVRPGERVGLPAILGLERHQAIWQGLATALDAPVFEIPTLPPSVPGIRLHRALTRHLEAQGVQIQVGLTAIGFQADRGRILAVETESSARPWRHQAEGFLLATGGILGGGFNSDPQGRFWEVVFNLPLTVPQDRNAWFRPHFLAPEGHPVFRGGLAVDGCFRPVDGHGTPLYQNLWAAGNLLAHVDAIQERSVEGLAVITGMAAAEALLA; this is translated from the coding sequence ATGAGGCCGGATCTCCTGGTCATCGGCGCGGGGCTGGCCGGCCTCAGCGCCGCCCTTCGGGCCACCCAGGCCGGGCTGCGGGTGCGCATCATTGCCAAAGGGTTGGGCACACTCCACTGGAGCACCGGCAACCTGGACCTGTTGGGCTACCTGCCCGGCGCGCCGCATCCCGTGCGCAAGCCCATGGAGGCCATCTACACCCTGCCCGAGAGCCATCCCTACGCCCGGCTGGGTCCAGAGCGTATCGGCCACTGCCTCTCCTGGTGGCAGAAGGCCCTGGGGGCGGCCGGCCTGGCCTACCGCCCCGCGACACCGGCCCGCAGCAACTGGCTCTTGCCGTCGCCCGCGGGGGCCGTACGGCCCACCTACCTGGCCACAGAGGCCCAGGCCGGCGGCGACCTGTCCCAGGCCGAGCCCATGCTCATCGTGGGCTTCCAGGGCATGCGGGACTTCTATCCCCACCTCATCGCAGAGAACCTGACCCGCCAGGGCTACGCGGCCCGGGCGGCCACCCTGTCCCTGGCCGTCATCACCCGCCGCCAGGACAGCAACACCCTCCACCTGGCCCAGGAGCTGGAGCGGCCAGGCCGCGTCCAGGAGCTGGCAGCCGCCCTGCGCCCCCTGGTCCGGCCCGGGGAACGGGTGGGCCTGCCGGCCATCCTGGGCCTGGAACGGCACCAGGCCATCTGGCAGGGTTTGGCCACCGCGCTGGATGCGCCCGTCTTCGAGATTCCGACCCTGCCGCCCAGCGTCCCGGGCATTCGCCTCCACCGGGCCCTGACACGCCACCTGGAGGCCCAGGGCGTCCAGATCCAGGTGGGGCTGACGGCCATTGGCTTCCAGGCCGACCGGGGTCGCATCCTGGCCGTGGAGACGGAGAGCAGCGCCCGCCCCTGGCGCCACCAGGCCGAGGGCTTTCTGCTGGCCACGGGCGGCATCCTGGGCGGCGGCTTCAACAGCGATCCCCAGGGGCGCTTTTGGGAGGTGGTCTTCAACCTGCCCCTGACCGTCCCCCAGGATCGCAACGCCTGGTTTCGGCCCCATTTCCTCGCCCCGGAAGGACATCCCGTCTTCCGGGGAGGGCTGGCGGTGGATGGCTGCTTCCGGCCGGTGGACGGCCACGGGACCCCCCTGTACCAGAACCTGTGGGCTGCCGGGAACCTGCTGGCCCACGTGGACGCCATCCAGGAGCGTAGCGTGGAAGGGCTGGCCGTCATCACCGGCATGGCCGCGGCCGAAGCGCTCCTGGCCTAG
- a CDS encoding anaerobic glycerol-3-phosphate dehydrogenase subunit C, translating into MHSISWHSVDHSLDECIKCNICTSYCPVSAVTDRFPGPKYVGPQAQRFRSPHQPHSPDDSVDYCSGCRVCNEVCPTGVKIAEINARARAQIVAERGLPLRNRLLGRNELLGKLGSLAPAAANLALHNPLSRLLAEKTLGIARHAPLPTWSTRGTFGDWLRRTAHRRLRSEKKVVYFHGCATMYYEPFIGQAAVAVLEHQGYEVIVPPQNCCGLPLLSNGEFPAAERYHQGNVARLAGFARAGLPIVGTSTSCTLTLKEEAPELLDREDEGTAALRQATWDIFEWLRALHEQGELRTDFQPIPSSGASLVLPYHAPCQLRAHRVGKPALEILALIPGLDLRESHARCCGIAGTYGYKTEKYQIAMDVGQELFDFVQAQGEAVPYSACDSETCRWQLEHGTGLPSRHPIEVLAAAYGLYDLEQRRLVREAQS; encoded by the coding sequence ATGCATTCCATTTCCTGGCATTCGGTGGACCACTCCCTGGATGAGTGCATCAAGTGCAACATCTGCACCAGCTATTGCCCCGTCTCCGCGGTGACCGACCGTTTTCCCGGACCCAAGTACGTGGGGCCCCAGGCCCAGCGCTTCCGCTCGCCTCACCAGCCCCATTCGCCCGACGACTCGGTGGACTACTGTTCCGGCTGTCGGGTCTGCAATGAAGTCTGCCCCACCGGGGTCAAGATCGCGGAGATTAACGCCCGGGCCCGGGCGCAGATAGTGGCAGAGCGGGGGCTGCCCCTGCGCAACCGGCTGCTGGGCCGCAACGAGCTGCTGGGCAAGCTGGGCAGCCTGGCCCCGGCCGCGGCCAACCTGGCCCTCCACAATCCGCTGAGCCGCCTGCTGGCAGAAAAGACCCTGGGCATTGCCCGCCACGCGCCCCTGCCCACCTGGAGCACCCGGGGCACCTTCGGCGACTGGCTGCGTCGTACGGCCCACCGCCGGCTGCGCAGCGAGAAGAAGGTGGTCTACTTCCACGGCTGCGCCACCATGTACTATGAACCCTTCATCGGCCAGGCTGCCGTGGCCGTCCTGGAGCATCAGGGCTACGAGGTGATCGTGCCTCCCCAAAATTGCTGCGGCTTGCCCCTCCTGAGCAACGGGGAATTCCCCGCGGCCGAGCGCTATCATCAGGGCAACGTGGCCCGCCTGGCCGGCTTCGCGCGCGCTGGCCTGCCCATCGTGGGCACCAGCACCAGCTGCACCCTGACCTTGAAGGAGGAAGCCCCCGAGCTCCTGGACCGGGAGGATGAGGGGACCGCGGCGCTCCGGCAGGCCACGTGGGACATCTTCGAATGGCTGCGCGCGCTACACGAACAAGGGGAGCTGCGCACCGACTTCCAACCCATCCCCTCGTCCGGGGCCTCCCTGGTCCTGCCCTACCATGCCCCCTGCCAGCTCCGGGCCCATCGCGTGGGCAAGCCGGCCCTGGAGATCCTGGCCCTGATCCCGGGTCTGGACCTGCGGGAGAGCCACGCCCGCTGCTGCGGCATTGCCGGCACCTACGGCTACAAAACAGAGAAGTACCAGATCGCCATGGACGTGGGGCAGGAACTCTTCGATTTTGTCCAGGCCCAGGGGGAAGCCGTCCCGTACAGCGCGTGCGACTCGGAGACCTGTCGCTGGCAGCTGGAGCACGGCACCGGGCTGCCCAGCCGCCACCCCATCGAAGTGCTTGCGGCTGCGTACGGGCTCTACGACCTGGAGCAGCGCCGGCTAGTGAGAGAGGCACAATCTTGA
- a CDS encoding UPF0175 family protein, producing MEETVTITIPASIRQMLNRTPEEIGRDLRLYAALMMFRLGKLSSGAAAEMAGIPRVMFLDLCADYGIPISQITAEEL from the coding sequence ATGGAAGAGACTGTAACCATAACAATACCGGCTTCCATTCGGCAGATGCTCAACCGCACACCGGAAGAAATAGGGCGCGATCTACGCCTGTATGCGGCATTGATGATGTTTCGCCTCGGCAAGCTATCCTCCGGCGCGGCAGCAGAAATGGCAGGCATTCCTCGGGTCATGTTTCTGGATTTGTGTGCCGACTACGGAATTCCCATATCGCAGATAACCGCTGAAGAATTATGA
- a CDS encoding HPr family phosphocarrier protein codes for MNQSEPLHTQVTITHPLGLHLRMSKDMVHVANQYRATITAQNLTRQSPVVDVKSILQLMRLQARQGHTIQLHAQGPDAREALHALRSLLETPPVVPSL; via the coding sequence ATGAATCAATCGGAACCACTTCACACCCAAGTCACCATCACCCACCCACTGGGCCTGCACCTGCGCATGAGCAAGGACATGGTGCACGTGGCCAACCAATACCGCGCCACCATCACGGCCCAGAATCTCACGCGCCAATCGCCCGTGGTGGATGTGAAGAGCATCCTGCAACTCATGCGCCTGCAGGCGCGCCAGGGGCACACCATCCAGCTCCACGCCCAGGGGCCCGATGCCCGGGAAGCCCTCCACGCCCTCCGCAGTCTGCTGGAAACGCCGCCTGTGGTGCCTAGCCTATGA
- the ptsP gene encoding phosphoenolpyruvate--protein phosphotransferase, giving the protein MTKILQGLPAAPGIGIGQLTIYRPDPFSPERIPLSSPQDPAQEWQNFLDAHGRVDAELKALGQESGAPFAEIFSAHRVILQDRTLLEAIEEAILEQGHTAITATYRVISEFAEQFQAFEDEYFASRSADILDLGRRLLAHLGAPASQIRLPELPPHTILVADDLTPSEIAQLAPTQIQGIALANSAPTAHSAILARSLGIPMVCILGPSLMEQQDGRPAIVDGNRGQLLVEPEEGLYQRYHRLRQDLLIQEVEAMAHAGEPAITLDGVPVPVYANANSPEDVRKSQEVGADGVGLLRTEYLFRSRATPPTVEEQQETYACFLEQVRRLLTVRALDAGGDKPVEFVPLGPENNPFLGLRGIRLLLARPELLRDQWLALQQAAASLGSGQAARASDKEIRFMLPMVSTVDEVKAARSILEPLAGEFPRIKLGIMIEVPSAALMADALAPLVDFFSIGTNDLSQYVLASDRTNSRVAQLADPLHPAVLHLIQRTCQAANGAGKPVSVCGEIAGDPTAVPLLLGLGVAELSVPLPAVPLVKQVIRRWTLSRCRELAETALRCASALEVRNLLAQES; this is encoded by the coding sequence ATGACCAAGATTCTTCAGGGGCTGCCGGCAGCACCAGGCATCGGCATCGGCCAACTGACCATCTACCGTCCCGACCCCTTCTCACCCGAGCGGATCCCCCTTTCCAGCCCACAGGACCCGGCCCAGGAGTGGCAAAATTTCTTGGACGCCCACGGCCGGGTCGATGCCGAGCTGAAGGCGTTGGGCCAGGAGTCCGGCGCGCCCTTCGCCGAAATTTTCAGCGCCCACCGGGTCATCCTCCAGGACCGCACCCTGCTGGAGGCCATCGAGGAGGCCATCCTGGAGCAGGGGCACACGGCCATCACGGCCACCTATCGGGTGATCAGCGAATTCGCCGAGCAGTTCCAGGCCTTCGAGGACGAATACTTCGCCAGCCGCTCGGCCGACATCCTGGACCTGGGACGGCGGCTGCTGGCCCACCTGGGGGCCCCGGCCAGCCAGATACGCCTGCCGGAGCTTCCCCCCCACACCATCCTGGTGGCAGACGACCTGACCCCGTCCGAAATTGCCCAACTGGCGCCCACCCAGATCCAGGGGATTGCCCTGGCCAACAGCGCCCCCACCGCCCATTCGGCCATCCTGGCCCGCAGCCTGGGCATTCCCATGGTCTGCATCCTGGGGCCTTCCCTGATGGAACAGCAGGACGGGCGCCCGGCCATCGTAGACGGCAACCGGGGCCAGTTGCTGGTGGAGCCGGAAGAGGGGCTGTACCAGCGCTACCACCGCCTCCGCCAGGATCTGTTGATCCAGGAGGTGGAGGCCATGGCCCACGCGGGCGAGCCAGCCATCACCCTGGACGGCGTGCCCGTGCCTGTTTACGCCAACGCCAACTCACCAGAGGATGTGCGCAAAAGCCAGGAGGTGGGCGCGGACGGCGTGGGCCTTCTGCGCACCGAGTACCTCTTCCGCAGCCGCGCCACCCCCCCCACGGTGGAAGAACAACAGGAGACCTACGCCTGCTTTCTGGAACAGGTCCGCCGCCTGCTGACCGTGCGGGCGTTGGATGCCGGCGGCGATAAACCGGTAGAGTTTGTTCCCCTGGGCCCAGAAAACAACCCGTTCCTGGGGCTGCGAGGGATCCGCCTGCTGCTGGCCCGGCCCGAATTGCTGCGGGACCAGTGGCTGGCGCTGCAACAGGCGGCCGCCAGCCTGGGGTCGGGCCAGGCCGCCCGCGCCAGCGACAAGGAGATCCGCTTCATGCTGCCCATGGTCTCCACGGTGGATGAAGTGAAGGCCGCCCGATCCATCCTGGAGCCCCTGGCTGGGGAATTCCCCCGGATCAAGCTGGGCATCATGATCGAAGTGCCCTCAGCCGCACTGATGGCCGACGCGCTCGCGCCCCTGGTGGATTTTTTCAGCATCGGCACCAACGATCTCAGCCAGTACGTCCTGGCCAGCGACCGCACCAACAGCCGGGTCGCCCAACTGGCGGATCCCCTCCACCCCGCGGTGCTGCACCTGATCCAGCGCACCTGCCAGGCGGCCAACGGGGCCGGGAAGCCCGTCTCCGTGTGCGGGGAAATCGCCGGCGATCCCACTGCCGTTCCCCTGCTGCTGGGCCTGGGCGTGGCGGAACTCAGCGTGCCCCTGCCGGCCGTTCCCCTGGTGAAACAGGTGATCCGCCGCTGGACCCTTTCCCGCTGTCGGGAGTTGGCCGAGACGGCACTGCGCTGTGCCAGCGCGCTGGAAGTCCGAAACCTGCTGGCACAGGAGAGCTAA
- a CDS encoding ketopantoate reductase family protein, which produces MNILIIGAGAIGCLVGGKLALQGQSVTLVGRPAFAATVREQGLRLTDERGAHHITAVNPVGSIAEAFQSPPGQAGGYDVAVMTVKSYDTETALQELVDALDAQGADRPAVLCLQNGVGNEEAIAARLTGACVIAGTITTPVTVSGPGVIQVDKPSYTLGISPWHPAVSRALLGALHRALQQAGFNVVLYPDPRAMKWTKLLMNMMGNATCAILDEPPEEVFRDPTLVDLEIEAWRETLAVMRAAGVSPVNLGSYPFSLLAPLVRTLPKAWLRPVLRAKIGQARGGKMPSLHIDLERGRRKSEIRWLNGAVVRQGEEVGVGTPINRMLTEVLLRLVEDEEQRALWRHDHLRLALTASEYRAREATSGATG; this is translated from the coding sequence TTGAACATCTTGATCATCGGCGCCGGCGCCATCGGCTGTCTGGTCGGGGGCAAGCTAGCCCTGCAGGGCCAGTCGGTGACCCTGGTGGGCCGGCCGGCCTTTGCCGCCACGGTGCGGGAGCAGGGCCTTCGACTCACCGACGAGCGAGGCGCCCATCACATCACCGCAGTCAACCCGGTGGGCAGCATCGCCGAGGCATTCCAATCGCCCCCCGGCCAGGCTGGCGGCTACGACGTCGCGGTGATGACGGTGAAAAGCTACGACACCGAAACCGCGCTCCAGGAGCTGGTGGATGCCCTGGACGCCCAGGGCGCGGACAGGCCGGCGGTCCTCTGCCTGCAAAACGGCGTGGGCAACGAGGAGGCCATCGCGGCCCGCCTGACCGGCGCCTGCGTCATTGCCGGCACCATCACCACCCCGGTAACGGTCTCCGGCCCAGGGGTCATCCAGGTGGACAAACCCAGCTACACCCTGGGCATCAGTCCCTGGCACCCGGCCGTCTCCAGGGCACTTCTGGGCGCCCTGCACCGGGCGCTCCAGCAGGCCGGCTTCAACGTGGTCCTCTATCCAGATCCCCGGGCCATGAAGTGGACCAAGCTCCTGATGAACATGATGGGGAACGCCACCTGTGCCATCCTGGATGAGCCGCCGGAAGAAGTGTTCCGGGATCCGACGCTGGTGGATCTGGAGATCGAAGCGTGGCGGGAAACGCTGGCCGTCATGCGGGCGGCCGGTGTGTCCCCTGTCAACCTGGGCAGCTACCCCTTCAGCCTGCTGGCCCCCCTGGTGCGCACCCTGCCCAAGGCTTGGTTGCGGCCGGTACTTCGTGCTAAGATCGGGCAGGCCCGGGGCGGCAAGATGCCCAGCCTGCACATCGATTTGGAACGGGGCCGGCGCAAAAGTGAGATTCGATGGCTCAACGGCGCGGTGGTGCGCCAGGGAGAGGAAGTGGGCGTAGGGACCCCCATCAACCGCATGCTCACCGAGGTGCTGCTCCGGCTGGTGGAGGATGAGGAGCAACGGGCACTCTGGCGCCACGACCACCTACGCCTGGCCTTGACGGCCTCGGAGTACCGGGCCAGGGAGGCGACGTCAGGCGCTACAGGCTGA
- the glpA gene encoding anaerobic glycerol-3-phosphate dehydrogenase subunit GlpA produces the protein MKQQTTEILVIGGGSTGTGVAWDAALRGFQVILVEKRDLTHGTTGRYHGLLHSGGRYVVKDPRSAEECIRENRILRHTHAHCIEDTGGFFVVTPEDEGDYPDRFQEACARVGIPCTEIPVAEALRHEPLLNPRASRVFAVPDATADSFLATHATAQAARLAGAQIQVYHEVVALLVEGGEGARRVTGARVRDLIRDEEVIIHADMVINAAGAWAGQVAQLAGIPVHVIPGKGTMVAMNHRMVNTVLNRCKMPADGDIIVPIHTVAVLGTTDEKVSDPEHLRIEPWEVQLMLEEGEKLVPGISQARVLRAWAGVRPLYQEGFQGESRDVTRALTLLDHQQRDGVAGFLTITGGKWTTFRLMAEVTVDKACEQLGTRRPCTTAETPVPGVQQGHYWLGHRLSEVEEHHLQGELICECELVTRAMLEQAAAHNPTFTLDDLRRDVRLGMGPCQGGFCTYRAAAILHERSVTGKDDAQARPGDADAWDVAYIQSPAHQQTLPPPARLEGFQPNLLLRDFLQERWKGLVPILWGQQLKQERLDALIYLHLMNVDHLPVDGEASPLTDFYHLDPAQIGAEPGQPQASLAEGQALNERAGKEKNQEGQP, from the coding sequence ATGAAACAACAAACCACAGAGATCCTGGTCATCGGTGGGGGATCCACGGGCACCGGCGTGGCCTGGGATGCCGCCTTGCGGGGGTTCCAGGTCATCCTGGTGGAAAAACGGGATCTGACCCACGGCACCACGGGCCGCTACCATGGCCTGCTCCACAGCGGCGGACGCTACGTGGTCAAAGACCCCCGCAGCGCCGAAGAGTGCATCCGCGAAAATCGCATCCTGCGCCACACCCATGCCCACTGCATCGAGGATACCGGCGGCTTCTTCGTGGTGACACCAGAGGACGAAGGCGACTACCCGGACCGCTTCCAGGAGGCCTGCGCCCGGGTGGGCATCCCCTGTACCGAGATCCCGGTGGCCGAGGCCCTGCGCCATGAACCCCTCCTCAACCCCCGGGCCAGCCGGGTCTTCGCCGTGCCCGACGCCACCGCGGACAGCTTCCTGGCCACCCATGCCACGGCCCAGGCTGCCCGCCTGGCCGGCGCCCAGATTCAAGTCTACCACGAAGTGGTGGCGCTGCTGGTGGAGGGCGGCGAGGGAGCCCGGCGGGTCACAGGGGCACGGGTGCGGGACCTGATCCGGGATGAGGAAGTCATTATCCACGCCGACATGGTCATCAACGCGGCGGGCGCCTGGGCCGGCCAGGTGGCTCAGCTGGCCGGCATCCCCGTCCACGTGATCCCCGGCAAGGGAACCATGGTGGCCATGAACCACCGGATGGTCAACACAGTCCTCAACCGCTGCAAAATGCCGGCCGACGGCGACATCATCGTGCCCATCCACACCGTGGCCGTGCTGGGCACCACCGACGAAAAGGTGAGCGACCCGGAACATCTGCGCATCGAGCCCTGGGAAGTCCAGCTCATGCTGGAGGAGGGCGAAAAGCTGGTGCCGGGCATCAGCCAGGCCCGGGTGCTGCGGGCCTGGGCCGGCGTCCGCCCCCTCTACCAGGAGGGATTCCAGGGCGAAAGTCGGGACGTCACCCGGGCGTTAACCCTGCTGGATCACCAGCAGCGGGATGGCGTGGCCGGCTTCCTCACCATCACCGGCGGCAAATGGACCACCTTCCGGCTCATGGCCGAGGTGACGGTGGACAAGGCCTGTGAACAGTTAGGCACCCGACGCCCATGCACCACCGCGGAGACCCCGGTCCCCGGCGTCCAACAGGGGCACTACTGGCTGGGCCATCGTCTGTCCGAGGTGGAGGAGCATCACCTGCAGGGCGAGCTGATCTGCGAGTGTGAGCTGGTCACCCGGGCCATGCTGGAACAGGCGGCGGCCCACAACCCCACCTTCACCCTGGACGACCTGCGCCGGGATGTGCGCCTGGGCATGGGGCCCTGCCAGGGTGGCTTCTGCACCTACCGGGCGGCGGCCATCCTCCACGAGCGCTCGGTGACCGGCAAAGACGACGCCCAGGCGCGGCCAGGGGATGCCGACGCCTGGGACGTGGCCTACATCCAGTCGCCGGCCCATCAGCAGACCCTGCCGCCGCCCGCGCGGCTGGAAGGCTTTCAGCCCAACCTGTTGCTGCGGGACTTCCTCCAGGAGCGGTGGAAGGGCCTGGTGCCCATCCTGTGGGGCCAGCAGCTCAAACAGGAGCGGCTGGATGCCCTCATCTACCTGCACCTGATGAACGTGGATCACCTGCCCGTGGACGGTGAAGCCAGCCCCCTGACCGACTTCTACCACCTGGATCCGGCCCAGATTGGGGCAGAGCCAGGCCAGCCCCAGGCAAGCCTTGCAGAGGGCCAGGCGCTGAACGAAAGGGCGGGCAAGGAGAAGAACCAGGAGGGGCAGCCATGA